In a single window of the Lineus longissimus chromosome 4, tnLinLong1.2, whole genome shotgun sequence genome:
- the LOC135487270 gene encoding uncharacterized protein LOC135487270 gives MATEQEESAGPKSYPFCGWFRDLDINKQCIVEVPPFNKAYYPEEVTFSNSKGVSSCKFSEGVSVDREWHEENILQEVKEVCPNFPSSTADHSTLTRLLTEGDYRLDVQRSIIKAFGDPKPSGTAEERLHYYLQELFVSNGGNASAKNMLQEVFNPLLGDLVQRIPLPTSPECSRYFFRDKWTDYSEVQLSPGSSTFEPDVDEKKPKLVVPDLIIFHPHQPRFCLNVEVGSDKATVSDAIHQCFQQMMTQMHFQDVHFGLVIYPTEWSLIFVSKPGQKIFRMKKSLFSNRCRILDVESFISMVRWTECILKWHTQAVSAQ, from the exons ATGGCAACAGAGCAGGAGGAGTCAGCCGGGCCTAAGTCCTATCCCTTCTGT GGTTGGTTTAGAGACTTAGATATCAACAAGCAGTGCATAGTGGAGGTACCTCCTTTCAACAAAGCATATTATCCCGAAGAAGTCACGTTCAGTAATTCCAAAGGTGTGTCCAGCTGCAAGTTCTCGGAGGGCGTGAGTGTAGACCGGGAATGGCATGAAGAAAACATCCTGCAGGAAGTTAAAGAGGTTTGCCCAAACTTTCCAAGTAGTACAGCAGATCACTCGACACTGACACGATTACTGACAGAAGGGGATTACCGGTTGGACGTTCAAAGATCAATAATTAAAGCATTTGGCGATCCCAAGCCATCTG GCACTGCAGAAGAGCGTCTGCATTATTATCTGCAGGAGTTATTTGTCTCAAACGGTGGGAACGCTTCTGCAAAGAACATGCTGCAAGAGGTGTTCAACCCATTACTAGGAGACCTGGTTCAGCGTATTCCACTTCCGACATCACCAGAATGTTCAAGATACTTTTTCAGGGATAAATGGACAGATTACTCTGAGGTACAGCTTTCACCAGGTTCATCGACGTTTGAGCCTGATGTGGATGAGAAAAAACCGAAACTCGTTGTGCCTGATCTAATCATCTTTCATCCTCATCAGCCACGTTTCTGCCTCAATGTTGAAGTAGGTTCCGATAAAGCAACAGTATCAGACGCTATCCATCAGTGCTTCCAACAAATGATGACACAGATGCATTTTCAAGATGTCCATTTTGGACTGGTGATTTACCCAACTGAGTGGAGTTTGATATTTGTGTCAAAGCCTGGACAAAAAATCTTTCGAATGAAGAAGAGCCTGTTTTCGAACAGATGCAGAATTTTGGATGTAGAGTCATTCATTTCCATGGTAAGGTGGACAGAATGCATTTTGAAGTGGCACACACAGGCAGTGTCAGCGCAGTAG